TCCTGGGTCGCGGTCGAGGTCGCCTGCATTGAAGTGTAGATCGTCAGGCTGACAGTGTAGACGCCGGCAGATTCATAGACATGGGTGGGGTTTTGCAGGTTGGAGGTCGATCCGTCGCCGAAATTCCAAGTCCAGGACATGATCTGTCCACTCAAACAAGTCGATTGGTCTGTGAACTGGACCGTCAGGGGTGCCAATCCGCTGGTGGGATTGGCAGTGAAGGCGGCCTGGGGAGGATAGATCACGGCCGTGCCGATGCCGCTGAGAGGTATCTGCAGAACTTGCATGTTGGACGAGTTATTGACTATATGGAGAATGTCGTTAAGTTCGCCAACGGCCTGGGGAATGAAGCGAACGGGAATGGTTGTGCTGGCCCCGGGAGCAATGGTTATGTTGGGATTGGAAACCTGATATTCGAAATGCAGGGGAGCCCCGCTGAAATGAATGTCGCTGATGATCAGGTTTGCCGTTCCGGTGTTGGATAGGACCACATCCTGGTAAGCGGATTGGGAACCAACATCCACCGCTCCGAAATCCAGGCTGCTTTCACTTAGCAGGGTGAGCTCGGGAACCGTGGGCTGGACTGTTATATAGTTGTGCCGGACGTAGTTTCCGGTCAGGCCAAAGGAATTGGTTACGGTCAGGCTGACGGTGTAGGTTCCGTTATTTTGATAGATATGCTGTGGATTCTGCTGGGTCGAGCTGCCCCCGTCTCCGAAGCTCCAGGCCCAGGCTGTGATCGTTCCGCTTCCGGCCGTGGATTGGTCTGTGAATTGGACCGTCAGGGGTTCGTAGCCGCTGGTCGGGCTACCGGAAAAATTGGCGGACGGCGGGTTTGGCGCCGTGGTGATCGTAAAGGCGGCATCGGAGATGTCATTGGTATTTGTGTCGCCCGCGTCACGGACCCGCACCCTGGCTTGGGTGCTGCTCACGTTGGGAATGGTCCAATCATAGCTTCCCGTTCCGGCGGAAACGGGAGCCGTGTTGATTGGATTCCAGGTCGATCCGTTGTTCAGGCTGTAATCCAAAAACACGCTGTTCACAATTTCCGAGGTCCAGGTGATGGGATGGACCGAACCCACATACCAAGTCTCACCGCCATTGGGGGAGAGGATATGCACTGTCGGAGACACGGTGGTCGAGTTGAACATTTTGGCAAAGAAGTTATCCTCTGCGCCACTGCTGGTCAGGGTTGTTGAACCAAACTGGATGCTGTTTTCGAAATCGCCGCAGATGAGGATATCCTGATCGCCATTCAGGTCCACGCCATTGACCGAGTCTTCGGCTGATCCGCCGATCCGTTCAGCCCATTGCCAGACTCCATTCGGATTCAGCTTGCCCAGGAATCCATCCTTATCTCCCTGGCAGGTGAGGCTGAAACTGCCAAACTGACCTGTTTGGGTGAAATTGCCAACCACAAAAACATTGGAGTTGTCATCAACAGCCACGCCGTTCGCTCCATCATAGCCAGTACCTCCGGCTTTCGAAGCCCAAAGCCAGTCACCGGTTCCGGAGATTTTGGCCACATAAATGTCATAGGCCCCCGAGGAATAGAGTATGTTGTCTCCAAAGTAGGCATTTCCGCTAAAACTGCCGGCTACATAGAAATTATTGGCTGTATCCCTGGTGATCGAATATGCCGCTTCGGTTCCCGTGCTGCCGGCTTTCCTCGCCCACTGCCAATTTCCATTGGTATCGAGTTTGGATACGAAGATGTCGTTGGTGGAGGTTCCCGTATTGGTAAGCGTGAACTGGCCAAAATCCGCCGAGTTGGAATTGAAGGCGCCACAAACGTAAACATTGCCCTCAGGATCCACCGTAAGGCTGTTGCCGTTGTCAGGATTTGCACCGCCGGCGCGTCGTGCCCAGAGCCAGGTTCCGGTCGAGCTTAGTTTGGCCACGAAGATATCAGAATACCCCAGGCTCGTCAGAGTGGTGCTTGGTGTAGTTTCCACAGTAACTGTGTTTCTGAAAGCCCCGGTGACGTATACATTGGAATTGGAATCGACGGCCACGGACAATCCGTCATCGACGCCGGTCCCGCCTAACTTCTTGGCCCAAACCCAGGTGCCGCTGGCATTGATCTTGGCCACAAACACATCGGCGCTCGAACTGTATGCTGTTCGGGTCAGGGTGGTGGAGCCGAACGCTACCGTCGGCGAACTGAAACTGCCGATGACATAAGCATTGCCCGCTGTATCCACCGTTATGTCCAAGGCCAGTTCGGTTCCTGTGCCGCCAACCTTTCGGGCCCAGAGCCAGTTACCAGTTGGGCTAATTTTGGCCACGTAAATATCCTGATAGCCACTACTGGTCAGGGTTGTGGCGCCGAGGCTAATTGATCCGGAGAAATATCCAGCTACGTAGCTGTTGCCGCTGGCGTCAACGGAAATCGCGTTTCCTTTGTCAACACTTGGCCCCCCAGCCTTGGTTGCCCAATCCCAATCTGATGTCTGAGCATAAATCATTGATCCCAAGGGTATCAATAAAATACACATACATAGTGTTTTAAGCTTACTCATATACATCTCCAGTTAGAGGTTTCTGATTTAAGTGACCCAATATGAATGCCTTAACATTCTGTCAAGATTTTTTTTCGCGATTTTTTGCTTGGA
The DNA window shown above is from Candidatus Syntrophosphaera sp. and carries:
- a CDS encoding PKD domain-containing protein, with translation MIYAQTSDWDWATKAGGPSVDKGNAISVDASGNSYVAGYFSGSISLGATTLTSSGYQDIYVAKISPTGNWLWARKVGGTGTELALDITVDTAGNAYVIGSFSSPTVAFGSTTLTRTAYSSSADVFVAKINASGTWVWAKKLGGTGVDDGLSVAVDSNSNVYVTGAFRNTVTVETTPSTTLTSLGYSDIFVAKLSSTGTWLWARRAGGANPDNGNSLTVDPEGNVYVCGAFNSNSADFGQFTLTNTGTSTNDIFVSKLDTNGNWQWARKAGSTGTEAAYSITRDTANNFYVAGSFSGNAYFGDNILYSSGAYDIYVAKISGTGDWLWASKAGGTGYDGANGVAVDDNSNVFVVGNFTQTGQFGSFSLTCQGDKDGFLGKLNPNGVWQWAERIGGSAEDSVNGVDLNGDQDILICGDFENSIQFGSTTLTSSGAEDNFFAKMFNSTTVSPTVHILSPNGGETWYVGSVHPITWTSEIVNSVFLDYSLNNGSTWNPINTAPVSAGTGSYDWTIPNVSSTQARVRVRDAGDTNTNDISDAAFTITTAPNPPSANFSGSPTSGYEPLTVQFTDQSTAGSGTITAWAWSFGDGGSSTQQNPQHIYQNNGTYTVSLTVTNSFGLTGNYVRHNYITVQPTVPELTLLSESSLDFGAVDVGSQSAYQDVVLSNTGTANLIISDIHFSGAPLHFEYQVSNPNITIAPGASTTIPVRFIPQAVGELNDILHIVNNSSNMQVLQIPLSGIGTAVIYPPQAAFTANPTSGLAPLTVQFTDQSTCLSGQIMSWTWNFGDGSTSNLQNPTHVYESAGVYTVSLTIYTSMQATSTATQEDCITVSPPSGNLSLLSASTLTFPATYVTAVSSYQQVRLRNNGNRTVNITNLYFSGSGLHFQFLATDENRLIQPGETDTLFVRFAPIARGTLTDTFCIVNDSDNLPLINIALTGTSNYAPPTPPTNVEAYITGADLRLTWELVEQDILGNDIEIDYYAVFVSENNEDTGFVFHGLTYEENYIHASATNYAGQMLYRVYAIAVTPDRELDDATRLEMDRFFDQNLTQGMSLGEFRAVLRQAEDMFDK